The Papaver somniferum cultivar HN1 unplaced genomic scaffold, ASM357369v1 unplaced-scaffold_32, whole genome shotgun sequence DNA segment CCTTTCGGCCTACAAATAGTCGGCTTTTCTTCATCCGCGGACCATGGCGACTAGACTTAGTCGGCACCTTATTCGAACGTCAACCATGCCGGTGGAACATAGTCGGCACCTTATTCaaacgtcgaccttgccgacttttcacattttcaaaaccaaaatttttgatcgaaatcgaactcataagacagacaaaaggtttaatctactgaattcataatttcaaaattttaatctaaactcaattaattaacctaatcagaatttctagtgttaattaaacaagggtatattagccaCTTAGAAAATATATGGTTAAGGGATGGActattttacttctaaatgtcttgggttttgtctcattaggtataccccaattaatctggatatAACCCAATTAAGCCAGTTTTATTTTATAATATAGTACAAATAAATAGGCATAAAAGTATACCTATCTAGGGTACAACCCTAACCGTAACTTTTTATCtcaataataaatatatttttttgtaatgattttgactTGCGCCATTTTTTTTTAGTAATTATATAACGTGAcattctgttgttgttgtttttaatttttcatgTACTTTAACCGAGTTTATTTTATCATTAATTTAGACGATCATTCGCATCTTCTAATTTATAATGTTGCACATTTTGCAGCGATACAAAATTATCATAGTTTATTACTactcaccaaccaccaccaccaaaaaacCATATGATACCATTTCTTTCTCCTCCACAACCACTACCTACCTCCCGTTGATCATACTTTTAATTTTGAATTACAAATATCATGtatgtataaagttttggttGAACAAACTTAGATCgataattaatttatttcattatatttttgtttttatatattctttttttatattgcaattaaTTTTATCCTAACAGTTAGGACCATGATTTGTACAGTCGGATACTAAAGATAGCAGGAGTACCGTTTAGGTGATCCGACAGTTATGATCATCTTTACCTCAATAGTATGATCTCATCCTCAAAATATGGTTTTTTTTAAATCAATCGTGTTAAAACAACCAtcacatctttcacaatacaatgttaccCGTGTTGTAAATGAAACCTATTATAGAGGCTCCTAGAAAAGAGTTTTGAGGACTCCTAAGGATTCAAATATCCTACAATGAAGATAAGGGGGCCTAATTcataagaaaaatactaaaatacccttaacCTATTatttaaacctaaaactaatttgttttcattcctctccttttaactcttttattttcttcttcccaTCACCTCCATCGCCTATTTCTTCGATTAATCttcaattctcaaaataattcattatcGATTAACACCACTTAATCCACCCGCAATGACTTCAATAAGGTAAAAGTCAAAAAACCCATCTCATTTCATTGGTTTCAATGCATGGATAGGCGGAATCGAtcgaattaggtttttgaaaaaacagtttcagaacTGTCTACGGTTTGGAAGTAtgaattttcccaaccgtaggTCATCTACGATTTGGAGTTCTTAACTTCCAAACTGTATATTCTGGGTTCAAAAATCCTACGGTTTGAAAAAATCTTCCATACCGTAACTTCTACCTACGGTTGGTTCGATTGAAGTTTCCTCACCATAGGTTAGCTTACGGTTCGAATTTGGGGgttttcaaaagcaaaaataagtgatgggttttcttagttttttctttttgtgatcgtcatcttcatcgcgacggaaaagaagaagagagagaaaaatgaTAGGGTTTttctatgatcatcatcttcatcatgatttatgaatggaaagagaaggagaaaataatagatttagttttttgtatataatcatcatcttcatcatgacttATGAATGAAAACAGAAGGAGAAGATAACAAATTTATAATTTATGGAGGGTATTTTAGCCATtacagaaaatagttggatatgaggttttgttgattactatttcatAACTCGATTTTATCATCTTGTGAGCCCTCAAAACCCAATGTTTGGAGCCTCTATAATAGGTTTCTTGTAAATATGCAGAGCTAATATTGTCCACGACTATTCACCAACATCCACAACCATAAAACCACTCATCCCCACTGTTTTTATCACCGCCACCAATATTATCGCCTCCACTgttcaccaacacccaccaccgcTTCCGCCAGCCACTACCACAACCAATTTCTATAaatattataatttttattataattatttattaatatatattattaataaaaatatatcatttAAGAGGATATTTATAATgaatcatttattatgagcaattaatgAGACATCACTAATAAAACACTCATAATGAGTTCAAGTTAAAAAACCACGACCATTGATTTGTCTTCTCCCTAGATAAATCTGGACCTCtctttatctttcctaatttgtcCAAACTGTGCTATGTATTCTAGATTTGGGTAAAAGATTTTGACGATCAACTTTAGTCTATGACCCTAATGCATCAACGGCATGTTCTAcaacccagaccctaattagacCATAAGCTTACGACCTTTTTACAAAATACCTCTTTTAAAAGTGTGTCTAGTATTCCATGGCTTTTATAATAGTGTGTAGCTATATATGAGAATTGCCAAAAGAAGTTATCATATTTAGACACTTCGTTTGAGATTATAGGATTTTGGCAACTATAGCAACCCAGAGTGCGCCTGGTTTTGTTGCCATATATAGCTTTTGGCAACAACATTGTGTTTGCTCTAAGGTAATTGTAGAGGGACACAGGTAGAAGACCAGAGGAATACtaaaagaaaacaaaccaagaGGAAGAAACAACACCTAGGTCAGAAATAAACCTAAAAGATAAACGTTGTAAATTCTTACTCTAAAGCAATAAAATCAGAATTTTTATTGGAATCTGCTCGTGCTTTTATTCTACTTCGTGGCTATTCTACACAAATCAAATCAGGGTACAGAATTGATCATTTATCCTAGTGTCCCAAGGGAACTTCAGAACTAGCACAGTTATTCTTGCTCGTACATGAACACCCACAGGTATAAAACCTAATTCTCAACAGTGGATGCtaaaagaaaacaaaccaagaGGAAGAAACAACACCTAGGTCAGAAATAAACCTAAAAGATAAACGTTGTAAATTCTTACTCTAAAGCAATAAAATCAGAATTTTTTATTGGAATCTGCTCGTGCTTTTATTCTACTTCGTGGCTATTCTACACAAATCAAATCAGGGTACAGAATTGATCATTTATCCTAGTGTCCCAAGGGAACTTCAGAACTAGCACAGTTATTCTTGCTCGTACATGAACACCCACAGGTATAAAACCTAATTCTCAACAGTGGATGCTTAAAATCTTGCTAAGGTAACCAGCAGTCAAGGTTGCTGGTGGCCAAAAAGTTGTTCCAAAGGTGACAACAACACCGCACATGAAGAGTGGCTTGTCAGTGAGTTTCAACCTAGGCTTGAAACTCTGAGCTAGCTTGTAACTACCACCATAAGGAATCTGGATTCCTGcaagaatccatgtaaatgatagCTCAAGGTTCATTGTCTATGGATTGTTGTTCAGGTAATTAACATGTATTACATAAGTTTTGAACAGGAACAAGCTAATCTTGGCAGTACATGACGAATAACAAACCTTGGACAGGTAAGGTAAATGGTCTAGAATTCAGTGTTGCTAGCATATAAGTTGCTCAGTGATTGTGAAATTTGAAATTACCAACACATGACAAAACTtaataaggaagaaaaaaaatgtaacaCCAATTCTCAAGAAAGAAAGACTTTTCTATCACTAGCCAAAATTAATCTATTTGCCAATTGATCACTCAGAATAGTCTCCTATGATAGAAACACAGACTTACAGGAGACAGACAAAAGGGTCACCGAAAATCATCTGTTGAATTTAAAAGTTGCGCCTTGGAGGTCTCTGCTCAGCAACATTAACTCTAACCATCCTTCCGTCCAAACTCTGCACCACCGACATCAGATATAAATGTTCACTTCTTTTACAGAGAATTTCTTATACGTGATTGCTGCGAGAGATATATGATGAAGGTGGACATAAAACTTTCTACTTGATAATCAGAAGCATCTTACCTGTCCATCAAGAGCAGCAATAGCATCATCCAACTCCGACTGTGCTGACATCGTTACAAAGCCGAACCCGCGTGAGCGGCCAGTTTCCCGATCCATAACAACCTTTGCATCCATCACTTTACCATGTTCACTGAACACCTGCTCCAGGCGAGCATCGTCCACTTGCCACAAAAGATTTCCAACATACAGTCTAAGAGAAGAAGACGACTCGAATGATCGAGGGGTTCTCTCTGGACGAGAACCTTTAGGAGAAGCCTTGTTTACATTTAAAGTTCTGCCATTTATATCCTGTTTTAATCACAGGTAACTCTCAGCCATGTTCAGATAACTATAAACTTGAAATAATACATAGATCAAGAATGAATAATAAGATATTCATAtggtgaagaaagagaatacaaGATGGCGTCATTTTCAACATACTAACAACCAAAAACTAAAAGTTACTTGATGAAGTTCTCCCAAATAATTCAAACATAGAATATGGAGATTGTTTGCTCTCGGGTCTCTGGTAAGAATCTCATGCAAGTCCTAGACAAGTAACTCGTGCAACTTCAAGGAACAACTAACAAAACTCAATTTCACAAACACACAACTGCATCCATCGGTACTTTaagcaaaccaaaaaaaaaactcttacatAACGGTTGAACATCTCAACAGCTTTCTCAGCTTCTTCAACGCTGCTCATCGTGACGAACGCAAACCCTCGGCTCTCATCAGTTTCCCTGTTGTAAATAACCTACAAAAATAACCAAACCAACATCATCCCACACTCTGAAAACTCAAACAAAACTGCTAAATTGGTCGTACATTTGGTGCTGGCCGTGCCCTATTCACTATAGATGCCAGTCACTCACCCCAACGGATTGCCATCAATAGTAAATATGGCATTAACATGAGACGTATGCACTACGTACACCAAGTTTGTGAGCACAGCGTGCATAAAATGCAGTGTACCCCAGCAAAACCTTACTCGAGATTCATTGAAATTGAACATCATTACATAATCTATCATCTCAAAATCCAATCTAAAAAATCCATAATTTAGTCAAGATTCAACAAATACATACAAAGTAGAAAATTTTATACCTCAGCAACCTCAACAACACCAGCTTGGTCAAAAAGATTAGCTAATTTCTCACTGTCAATATCGTAAGGTAAGTTCCCAACAAAGAGTTTAGCATCTTCAGAAGGTTCAGCATAAGTCTCTTCACTACTTTCCTCCTCTACAAACCCCCCATCTCCACCAGGGGTctcaatttcatcaccatcttcttcagTTACTTGAGAAAAATCTGAAGCAACAAAAGTTACCAATGAAGAAATCTTGTTTTTAAGAGGAACCCATGATGAAAATGAAGTAGAAAGTTGAGAAACTTTAACAGATTTGGAAGGGAAAGAGATAGATGGGTAAGATGTGGTTTTAGTTGTTAAGTGTGTTGAAAGAGATGTGGCCATTGATAGAGGCTTGATTAGAGATGTGGTTGCAGAAGCCATGGTGATTcaatagaagaaagaaagagagagatgggAGAGGATAAGGGTTTTAGAGGGATGAGGGTTTTGAAATGGCAACTAGACTCTTTCTTTGTATAGGAGGAGCGGCGGAAGGTCCAAAAAGCCAGAGAGGATAATAATACGGGTACAGATgaatataataatattatttgcaTCACAGTTTTATAAATCCAACGGTCGATCTCACTCTTATACATGATTTAAATATCTTACTCTTCGCTTTTTAACCGAATGATTCaggaaaggtttttttttttgttttgttttcttttgatggaaaacGTAATATATTAAATTAGAGAATAAAGTACATAACATTTACAAGATCACACTAGAATGTGATACCCTTAGCTGAATCTGGGTTGAGAAATATCAGTGACGGAGCCAGAAATTTCATATAAGAAGGGTTTAtagacaaaaaaaattatttatgagAGCTTATTAAGAGATTTTGCTTTTAATTAGTAAGAATTTTGAAGGATCACTAATGAATTAAGCAAAAACAGGGGGGGGGCTACCCCTGAGCTCTACATAGCTCCGTCCCTGAGAAATACCGAAGATTTTTTATTCGAGCTTCCTTTGCTAtgtagttgatagacacatttttgtgtctgaattgtcctcagtgtctctgttgttagtgctcgatttttatACTAATTATGATGTTTTATAtgtctgtaggtatttttggcaaataaacatttttggaaaaatcggctcaaaatATTATGCGGAACACCTCCGGAGGATATTTGCTATGCGGAATCTCAGATTGTATAAGGGGaacccagttactaaggggcatcccagggCGCcacctactattcgcacccctgtcGTGGATAAGGGgcaggtcatcttcttcattcaaattccaagttttggcgggaaagttttgcaGCGGAAGAACAGAATTAGTGTTAGTGGTTTGGGCgtgatttcttgagattcaatggctgaaactgttATGGAATGTTCCTTTGGTCGAGACAGGATTGGTATGGGCTTTGGAATCggctaaatttggctagataactcgcgagaagaaaacattggagtttattctcggaagaggttatcacgggatttgctcgagcagcagaggagtttgcacgtgtttggaagaccctaacaactatttggagtgtgaaggagttaaatatggcaatttggaagcttcagaacgcgtgtagagatcaaaaatctgaattatttcctaaactggtcgtgaagaataatggagaattatatgaagttattacgtgagattttgctTTTGCTGGGTTATGAATAGgtgctgggatatcatagaaggtttacggagagtttggggagattacagagctgtgaaagtcgagttgcagaagaatcaccatttctgctgctgtgaagaacaccaagaacataaggcgcgcaacagcagtcgtttctcaacagtggaaacgacacacaggcgtgggtcgagagctacagaatcagcgacagtactgttctatcgttcttttaggtttgtaacaaatataactgttacaaaacccggtttaatagtttttctccatttcatctttgtaaacaccctttgagcaataaaaataaattttgagagtgtttccaacatgatgatgagctaattctcccacaaccaaggcaatgaggaagctattcacgcatgaataatgggtaactatttcattttctctaatttttaattataattcactcaatcaatgcttttgcagagtttttaaatgtttacataattttcttaattacttatgattcaatttgataaattatactttgtttaatcaattgatagtctatgcttggggaatacaattaatatttgagaatatgtttgtttATTTGTGAactaagaaataagggacttaaaagataattagagttttggattatttgccataatttattcatgtgtaatagtggaatcagtgtcttggttattcctaataatcttgaattaagttttgtttgtcttcaaatttcattaaatctaaaatcttttgctttcacaagtctcaacaaactttttactacaactcaattgaaaattacatcaatttttggcgccgccgacgcggacttatctttaggctagagtttttagattttttttaggtttttatttgtttttcatttttattttatttgtttttctttacgtttttgggtttttatcttttccttacagagtttggagcgaaagaaaaatttgccaaagtttttggtgaatacttaaagatttggagtaaaagcaaagcgaaaggagcgaaagaaaagaagaataaaagttaattaaaaaaaaaagagagacaatttttttttagattatctttttcttttgcactttatttttggactttggactgtggactttgggactttatttttttttaaaccctacggaagggtagtttaaatatcaattgtttgcagagaaggacggcgattacgatatcgcctcggcccctcggattcgtacatgacataggagtcgtggcccgagtcgacttcagcggttcatcccccatctggtacgggaggtaagtttgtcgaaacactcgcgaatcccctgccagcgagttattgtattccttcgtttgcatatatgctgaggatttgaaaacggctactttaatttcctagtaaagggcaaggactggccatacaagataagggttcggatttcatcaccgttccctttttgcccgccttaggaaaacgaaaccaaacacgaacctaagactaaaatttgactagaacgagacctatagggtaacgagcttaataggaaagtcattcgaaaaatattggttactcttttaagcatgcttcaaagttcatgatggtttctgtgagttgaatacgccgccttgtaacgccagtgaggccttgggtatcaaagctccactgagcttccctcgtctcgatccaacttacttaaactcggattgattccagaggggtttgcttaaattgcaatgaattccatttcgaaggattagaagctggtctagaaacaatctaagtggagccatcatgctttttgtttgctagaaatcagtaggtttgctgtggtggagtcagccttgtttgtgtttgcatagaacttcccttccttttaggatttctttgtttttttcttttgtttttttctagtgtatgcccaaggttattaaagagcgggcttggaaaagaaacactctagttcgtttgattagtgataaacctagtagttcttcttgtgaaggcggggagctcgaagactcttcttttgggagccctgtctttggaaatttcatctttgaaaacttgacaattagtgaagaaagtactcctagtcctttggtggtgccagaaatggcaactttgaaagctttattaaacccaactaggacctctcgtccgtcttgtatcaagttagctaaaACCgatgcaaattatgaactcaaacctgggactttacagatgctcccaatctttttaggaaaagagaatgagaacccctattttcatgttagggaatttgaggaagtttgtagtactctgaagatTAAAAACCTTTGTGATGATGCGttaaacttaggttattccccttttccttaaaagataaagccaaatcttggctgtatagtttggcttatgagtcaattgaaaccaATGACCAACTTACATGTGCCTTTATACAAAAGTTTTTCTCAAggaacaaaacatcgtctattatgaCACAagtctgtacttttgctcaacaagag contains these protein-coding regions:
- the LOC113341934 gene encoding 28 kDa ribonucleoprotein, chloroplastic-like — translated: MASATTSLIKPLSMATSLSTHLTTKTTSYPSISFPSKSVKVSQLSTSFSSWVPLKNKISSLVTFVASDFSQVTEEDGDEIETPGGDGGFVEEESSEETYAEPSEDAKLFVGNLPYDIDSEKLANLFDQAGVVEVAEVIYNRETDESRGFAFVTMSSVEEAEKAVEMFNRYDINGRTLNVNKASPKGSRPERTPRSFESSSSLRLYVGNLLWQVDDARLEQVFSEHGKVMDAKVVMDRETGRSRGFGFVTMSAQSELDDAIAALDGQSLDGRMVRVNVAEQRPPRRNF